In Staphylococcus saccharolyticus, one genomic interval encodes:
- a CDS encoding poly-gamma-glutamate hydrolase family protein, translating to MDKFKSMTELESKTVEHEDWEIETTNQNSHVTILAIHGGGIEPATTELAQTIAEQGKYNYFSFKGIRSKGNNELHVTSIHYDDKDALNIVRNSERAIAIHGCTGDNSAVYIGGNDHRLIELISESLKDIGVDVQGAPFSISGTQDNNIINHTKQDGGVQLELTSQLRKELFNNNDSSRKSRENKDNWGHLMYDFSEAIIKAIERA from the coding sequence ATGGATAAATTTAAATCAATGACAGAATTAGAATCCAAAACTGTTGAACATGAAGATTGGGAAATTGAAACCACAAATCAAAATAGCCATGTAACTATTTTAGCTATCCACGGTGGTGGAATAGAACCAGCCACAACAGAGTTAGCACAAACCATTGCTGAACAAGGCAAGTATAATTACTTCTCTTTTAAAGGAATTCGAAGTAAAGGCAATAATGAATTACATGTTACATCAATACATTATGATGATAAAGATGCGCTCAATATTGTTAGAAATAGTGAAAGAGCGATTGCAATTCATGGGTGCACAGGTGATAATAGTGCTGTTTACATTGGTGGAAACGATCATCGACTTATTGAATTAATTAGTGAATCTTTAAAGGATATTGGTGTGGATGTACAAGGGGCACCATTTTCTATATCCGGAACTCAAGATAATAATATTATCAATCATACTAAACAAGATGGTGGTGTACAGCTCGAGTTGACTTCTCAATTACGAAAAGAGCTTTTTAACAATAATGATAGCTCACGTAAAAGTAGAGAAAATAAAGACAATTGGGGGCACCTGATGTATGATTTTTCTGAAGCAATTATTAAAGCAATTGAACGAGCTTAA
- a CDS encoding 2-oxoacid:ferredoxin oxidoreductase subunit beta: protein MATFKDFRNNVKPNWCPGCGDFSVQSAIQKAAANVGLEPEDVAIITGIGCSGRLSGYINSYGVHAIHGRALPLAQGVKMANKDLTVIASGGDGDGYAIGMGHTIHALRRNMNMTYIVMDNQIYGLTKGQTSPSSAKGFVTKSTPKGNIEKNVAPLELALSSGATFVAQGFSSDIKALTKLIEDAIHHDGFSFINVFSPCVTYNKVNTYDWFKEHLTSIDDIENYDTSNKQQAMRTILDYESLVKGIVYQDTTTPSYESQIAELEEDALAKKDIHISKETFNDLTAQFI from the coding sequence TTGGCTACATTTAAAGACTTTAGAAATAATGTGAAGCCAAACTGGTGCCCAGGTTGTGGAGATTTCTCTGTGCAATCCGCTATACAAAAGGCAGCAGCCAATGTTGGTTTGGAACCTGAAGACGTTGCTATTATCACAGGTATAGGCTGTTCTGGAAGATTGTCTGGATATATAAATTCATACGGTGTTCATGCGATTCATGGACGTGCATTACCATTAGCTCAAGGTGTAAAAATGGCTAATAAAGATTTAACAGTTATAGCTTCTGGGGGAGATGGCGATGGTTATGCAATTGGTATGGGGCATACAATTCATGCATTAAGACGTAATATGAATATGACTTATATTGTTATGGATAATCAAATCTATGGTTTAACAAAAGGCCAAACATCTCCATCTTCAGCAAAAGGTTTTGTCACTAAATCTACTCCTAAAGGTAATATTGAAAAGAACGTCGCACCGTTAGAATTGGCATTATCATCAGGCGCGACATTTGTAGCACAAGGATTTTCGAGTGACATTAAAGCATTAACAAAGTTAATTGAAGATGCAATACACCACGATGGCTTTTCGTTTATAAACGTTTTTTCACCATGTGTAACGTATAATAAAGTAAATACGTACGATTGGTTTAAAGAACATTTAACTAGCATTGATGATATTGAAAATTATGATACTTCTAACAAACAACAAGCAATGAGAACAATTTTAGATTATGAATCACTTGTTAAAGGTATTGTATATCAAGATACAACAACACCTTCATATGAATCACAAATTGCAGAACTTGAAGAAGACGCACTTGCTAAAAAAGATATTCATATTTCAAAAGAAACATTTAACGATTTAACAGCTCAGTTTATTTAA
- a CDS encoding 2-oxoacid:acceptor oxidoreductase subunit alpha, producing the protein MKPQISWKVGGQQGEGIESTGEIFATAMNRKGYFLYGYRHFSSRIKGGHTNNKIRVSTSPVHAISDDLDILIAFDQETIELNHHEMREDSIIIADSKAKPAKPENCKTQLIDLPFTATAKELGTALMKNMVAIGATSALMKLDTSTFESLVTNIFAKKGDKVVKMNIRALNEGYHLMQDYLESIEGDFTLEATDENPHLYMIGNDAIGLGAIAAGSRFMSAYPITPASEIMEYMIANLPKIGGTVVQTEDEIAAATMAIGSNYAGVRGFTASAGPGLSLMMESIGLSGMTETPFVVINTQRGGPSTGLPTKQEQSDLMQMIYGTHGDIPKIVVAPTDAEDAFYLTIEAFNLAEEYQCPVIVLSDLQLSLGKQTVKALDYDKIEIRRGELLQSDIERGEDEKSYFKRYALTGSGISPRPIPGVKGGIHHVTGVEHNEEGKPSETPTNRQVQMEKRMRKTENLIINQPVIVNESYDNADLLFIGFISTKGAINEGAHRLEQQGIKVNTIQIRQLHPFPTDVMQQTIDKASKVIIAEHNYHGQLANIIKMNTQLQDKLVTQTKYDGKPFLPHEIEDKGLEIVKEMKELV; encoded by the coding sequence ATGAAGCCACAAATATCATGGAAAGTGGGCGGCCAACAAGGTGAAGGTATCGAATCTACAGGTGAGATTTTTGCTACTGCAATGAATAGAAAAGGATACTTTTTATATGGCTATAGACATTTTTCTAGTCGTATTAAAGGTGGACATACAAATAATAAAATTAGAGTATCCACTTCACCTGTACATGCAATAAGTGATGATTTAGATATTTTAATTGCTTTTGATCAAGAAACAATTGAACTTAATCATCATGAGATGAGAGAAGATAGTATTATTATTGCAGATTCTAAGGCTAAGCCTGCTAAACCTGAAAATTGTAAAACGCAACTTATTGATTTACCATTTACTGCTACAGCTAAGGAATTAGGCACAGCTTTAATGAAGAACATGGTTGCTATTGGAGCGACGTCAGCACTGATGAAATTAGATACATCTACATTTGAATCTTTAGTTACGAATATATTTGCCAAAAAAGGGGACAAAGTTGTAAAAATGAACATCAGAGCATTAAATGAAGGTTATCATTTAATGCAAGATTATCTGGAGTCTATTGAAGGAGATTTCACATTAGAAGCTACAGATGAAAATCCACATTTATATATGATTGGTAATGATGCCATTGGTTTAGGAGCAATAGCCGCGGGATCAAGATTTATGTCTGCTTATCCAATTACCCCTGCGTCTGAAATTATGGAATACATGATTGCGAATCTTCCTAAAATAGGTGGTACAGTTGTTCAAACTGAAGATGAAATCGCTGCAGCAACTATGGCAATAGGATCTAATTATGCTGGAGTAAGAGGTTTTACTGCAAGTGCTGGACCGGGTCTCTCATTAATGATGGAATCCATTGGTTTATCTGGAATGACTGAAACACCTTTTGTAGTTATTAATACACAGCGTGGTGGTCCATCTACAGGTTTACCAACTAAACAAGAACAATCTGACTTAATGCAAATGATTTACGGTACACATGGTGACATACCTAAGATTGTAGTAGCACCTACTGATGCTGAAGATGCTTTCTATCTCACTATTGAAGCGTTTAATTTAGCTGAAGAGTATCAATGCCCTGTAATAGTGTTAAGTGATTTACAATTATCATTGGGCAAACAAACTGTAAAAGCGCTTGATTACGATAAAATTGAAATTAGACGTGGAGAACTACTCCAATCTGATATAGAACGTGGTGAAGATGAAAAAAGTTATTTCAAAAGATATGCTTTAACTGGCAGTGGTATCTCTCCTCGACCAATTCCTGGTGTTAAAGGTGGTATTCATCATGTTACTGGTGTTGAGCATAATGAGGAAGGAAAGCCTAGTGAAACACCAACTAATAGACAGGTTCAAATGGAAAAGCGAATGCGTAAAACCGAAAATTTAATTATTAATCAACCAGTTATAGTAAATGAATCTTATGATAATGCAGATTTATTATTTATTGGATTTATTTCTACTAAAGGTGCTATAAACGAAGGCGCTCATAGATTAGAACAACAAGGTATTAAAGTTAATACAATACAAATCCGTCAATTACATCCGTTTCCTACAGATGTGATGCAACAAACTATAGATAAAGCATCAAAAGTTATAATTGCTGAACATAATTATCATGGTCAATTAGCTAATATCATAAAAATGAATACGCAATTACAAGATAAATTAGTGACTCAAACTAAATATGATGGTAAACCGTTCTTACCACATGAAATTGAAGATAAAGGGTTAGAAATAGTGAAAGAAATGAAGGAGTTGGTTTAA